A stretch of Miscanthus floridulus cultivar M001 chromosome 13, ASM1932011v1, whole genome shotgun sequence DNA encodes these proteins:
- the LOC136499659 gene encoding uncharacterized protein, with protein MARGSTGGRVGTFLFFLLPLLFLPLPPPLLFLPLAPFLLPLLAGRRARQGRWSSGPAGELGARGALGGSGPAGLLSPGSSKPGAPVSSGWWPRTWGVGAGPSGWGRGVGRERRPGAGASAARTGAGGTGRGHRGRPGRTSPEGDDGGGGGGVAGKHGGGWERNPPPASILLDPRGYIDDRTTAEGVTSGGKRIKVTFWTAHPPRCSCFTVHSSDLESSAFSGIPVVLSTEDDLALLRVPICPLGDDGVACNNDHFVYQAAGDDENKRPPSLDLIPRAPGRVFVDEDAGLLRCRARARNMYFVAVLCWAYRVGQYKLHLYSSRTETWSTRLMCLASAEEKLLYTYYSKVIAIGGELGSMGWVDLWRGIVICDLLKEDSAELLYIPLPPPLVPRTLKGPPLYVRDIVVVEGYIKYFEMCRLHGGPDEGCWKAVPWERKDSWNDWKKDCVIEVSKDYPAAHITNPDDQQQEEAAETKEQLPTLKGFYSGYPAVNDRGLFTAGWFGVREKHSSRLKIYDRLRASEQPR; from the exons ATGGCGCGAGGATCGAcgggcggtcgggtcggcaccttcctattctttctcctcccccttctctttcttcctcttcctcctccccttctctttcttcctcttgctcctttccttctccctctgctggccggCCGTAGGGCACGGCAGGGCCGGTGGAGCTCGGGGCCAGCGGGGGAGCTCGGGGCTAGGGGAGCTCTAGGCGGCTCAGGGCCGGCCGGGTTGCTGTCCCCGGGGAGCTCGAAGCCCGGGGCGCCGGTGAGCTCGGGGTGGTGGCCGAGGACCTGGGGCGTGGGCGCGGGGCCGTCGGGGTGGGGGCGCGGGGTCGGGCGGGAGCGCCGGCCAGGCGCCGGGGCGAGCGCCGCCAGGACGGGGGCGGGGGGCACGGGACGGGGGCACCGGGGCAGGCCCGGCAGGACCTCGCCGGAGGGGGACGAcggtgggggcggcggcggcgtggcaggGAAACACGGGGGCGGGTGGGAGAGGA ATCCGCCTCCGGCTTCCATCCTCCTCGACCCGCGCGGCTACATCGACGACCGCACCACCGCCGAGGGCGTCACAAGCGGCGGCAAGCGCATCAAGGTAACCTTCTGGACGGCCCACCCGCCGCGCTGCTCCTGCTTCACGGTCCACAGCTCTGATCTAGAGAGCTCCGCGTTCAGCGGCATCCCCGTGGTCCTCAGCACGGAGGACGACCTCGCCTTGCTTCGCGTCCCGATCTGTCCTCTGGGCGACGACGGTGTCGCGTGCAACAACGACCACTTCGTCTACCAGGCCGCCGGCGACGACGAGAACAAGCGGCCTCCGTCGCTGGATTTGATCCCCAGGGCTCCCGGCCGAGTCTTCGTCGACGAGGACGCTGGCCTCCTGCGCTGCCGTGCTCGTGCTCGCAACATGTATTTCGTTGCTGTACTCTGCTGGGCATACCGCGTGGGACAGTACAAACTGCACCTCTACAGCTCCAGGACGGAGACATGGAGCACCAGGTTGATGTGCCTTGCTTCAGCAGAAGAGAAATTGCTCTACACCTACTACAGCAAGGTGATCGCCATTGGAGGGGAGCTTGGGTCCATGGGCTGGGTTGACCTGTGGCGAGGCATCGTCATATGCGACCTCCTCAAGGAGGACAGCGCCGAGCTTCTGTACATCCCATTGCCGCCTCCATTGGTGCCCAGGACACTCAAGGGTCCTCCATTGTATGTTCGAGACATCGTTGTTGTTGAAGGCTACATCAAGTACTTCGAGATGTGTCGTTTACATGGCGGACCTGATGAAGGCTGCTGGAAGGCAGTACCATGGGAAAGGAAGGATTCTTGGAATGACTGGAAGAAGGACTGTGTGATCGAAGTTTCCAAGGACTACCCAGCAGCACATATTACCAACCCTGATGATCAGCAGCAGGAGGAGGCTGCAGAAACCAAAGAGCAGCTGCCAACCTTGAAGGGATTCTACTCAGGTTATCcagccgtaaacgatcgtggattatttactgctggctggtttggtgtgagagaaaaacacagttcccggctgaaaatttacgatcgtttacgagcaagcgaacaaccTCGATGA